The Zobellia alginiliquefaciens genome contains a region encoding:
- a CDS encoding glycoside hydrolase family 32 protein, giving the protein MKKSNSKILVIIILCTVFACKEQANKQDKEPKISNTQNQETEEVLYRPNYHFTPDVGWMNDPNGMFYYNGYYHLYYQHYPDGNKWGPMHWGHATSNDMIKWKEQPIALFPDEKGYIFSGSAVVDIENTSGFGTDGKVPIIAIFTYHNKEREKAKRLDVESQAIAYSLDEGLTWTKYSNNPVIKNPGIKDFRDPKVSWNAEYKKWVMVLAAHDKVMFYSSKDLKSWELLSDFGDDLSKKVGTHGGVWECPDLFPLPIEGSNETKWVLYVSVNPGGPNGGSATQYFIGDFDGTTFTMDKEFEENLNNNHNFWIDFGKDNYAGVTFSNISSKTNGKFYMGWMSNWEYANDVPTETWRSAMTLAREIKMIKDNNSYRLSFKPVEEINSYKGKKFKKEDIKIKEPIILLQSANASLSHSIIDFEISNFENQGFTFKLSNDKENNLLFGYNENSKVFFIDRSKSGKTDFSEKFSKKISVAKRISNNKKLTGKIILDKTSIEIFFDGGSTVMTEIFFPETPFEKLSLESNKGLTLETLIANELNIN; this is encoded by the coding sequence ATGAAAAAAAGTAACTCAAAAATATTAGTGATTATTATTCTTTGTACTGTTTTCGCCTGTAAGGAACAAGCAAATAAACAGGATAAAGAACCAAAAATTTCAAACACACAAAATCAGGAAACTGAAGAAGTATTGTATCGTCCAAATTATCATTTCACACCAGATGTAGGTTGGATGAATGATCCAAATGGAATGTTTTATTATAACGGGTACTATCATTTATACTACCAGCACTACCCTGACGGAAACAAATGGGGTCCGATGCACTGGGGACATGCGACAAGCAACGATATGATTAAGTGGAAAGAACAACCTATTGCTCTATTTCCTGATGAAAAAGGTTATATCTTCTCAGGTAGTGCAGTGGTAGACATAGAAAATACTTCTGGTTTTGGCACAGATGGAAAAGTACCTATCATCGCAATTTTCACTTACCACAATAAAGAAAGAGAAAAAGCAAAGAGGCTAGATGTTGAGTCACAAGCCATTGCTTACTCCCTTGATGAAGGACTTACATGGACAAAATATTCAAATAACCCAGTCATTAAAAACCCTGGAATCAAAGATTTTAGAGACCCAAAGGTATCGTGGAACGCAGAGTACAAAAAATGGGTTATGGTACTTGCGGCACATGATAAAGTTATGTTTTACAGCTCAAAAGATTTGAAGAGTTGGGAACTACTATCAGATTTTGGTGACGACTTATCTAAAAAGGTAGGTACTCATGGCGGTGTTTGGGAGTGTCCAGATCTATTCCCTCTACCTATAGAGGGCTCAAACGAAACAAAATGGGTACTATATGTTAGTGTGAACCCCGGAGGTCCTAACGGAGGTAGTGCTACACAATACTTCATTGGCGATTTTGATGGCACAACATTTACAATGGACAAAGAGTTTGAAGAAAACCTCAATAATAACCATAATTTTTGGATCGATTTCGGTAAAGACAATTATGCCGGGGTAACTTTTTCAAATATTTCCTCTAAAACAAATGGCAAATTTTATATGGGCTGGATGTCTAATTGGGAGTATGCCAATGATGTTCCTACAGAAACTTGGAGGAGTGCTATGACATTGGCAAGAGAAATTAAAATGATAAAAGACAACAACTCCTATAGATTATCTTTCAAACCCGTAGAAGAAATCAACTCATATAAAGGCAAGAAATTCAAGAAAGAGGATATTAAAATAAAAGAACCTATAATTTTACTACAATCGGCCAATGCAAGCCTATCCCATTCAATTATCGACTTTGAAATATCAAATTTTGAAAATCAAGGCTTTACTTTCAAGTTGTCAAATGATAAAGAAAATAATTTACTCTTTGGTTATAATGAAAATAGCAAAGTTTTTTTTATTGACCGTTCCAAATCTGGCAAGACTGATTTCTCTGAAAAGTTTTCTAAGAAAATTAGCGTTGCCAAACGAATATCTAACAATAAAAAATTAACGGGTAAAATCATTTTAGACAAGACATCCATTGAAATATTTTTTGATGGTGGATCTACCGTCATGACCGAAATTTTCTTTCCAGAAACTCCTTTTGAAAAACTGTCTTTGGAGTCCAATAAGGGCTTAACTCTAGAAACTTTAATTGCCAACGAACTTAATATTAACTAA
- a CDS encoding sugar porter family MFS transporter: MKKILVWSITAALAGFLFGFDTVVISGADKKLQTLWGSSDVFHGTIVMAMALWGTVIGALFGGIPTNRLGRKKTLVWIGVLYTVSALGSALANDPLTFAAFRFLGGLGVGASTIAAPAYISEIAPAKDRGKLVGLYQFNIVFGILIAFLSNYLLNGVGENAWRWMLGVEAIPAIIYTLFVLTVPKSPRWLITKLRTDEAHDVLKIINPTTDIEKAILEIKQENDTRVNGENIFMKKYRLPLVLAFCMAFFNQASGINAFLYYAPRILEEAGLGESTALLSSIGIGITNLLFTLTGIFLIDKVGRKQLMYIGSIGYIISLSLVSCAFFLNWEGISVAIFLFLFIAAHALGQGTVIWVFISEIFPNHLRGSGQSFGSSVHWVLAAVIPSLIPILFTSIGAGTVFACFAFMMFVQLLFVAFIMPETKGISLEILSKSLTRSRSMTGTNKDSK, translated from the coding sequence ATGAAGAAAATATTGGTGTGGTCTATCACGGCTGCTTTAGCAGGTTTCCTTTTTGGTTTTGACACTGTTGTTATATCAGGCGCAGACAAAAAATTACAAACTTTGTGGGGTTCCTCAGATGTGTTTCATGGAACAATTGTTATGGCCATGGCACTGTGGGGGACAGTAATTGGTGCCCTATTTGGTGGTATACCTACGAATAGATTGGGTAGAAAAAAGACTTTAGTATGGATAGGAGTTCTTTATACAGTTTCCGCATTGGGCTCTGCCTTAGCAAACGACCCACTTACATTTGCTGCCTTTAGATTTCTAGGTGGTTTAGGTGTTGGAGCATCTACTATTGCCGCACCTGCTTATATTTCTGAAATTGCCCCAGCAAAAGACAGGGGGAAATTAGTAGGCCTGTATCAATTTAATATTGTTTTTGGTATTCTAATTGCATTTCTCTCGAATTATTTGCTAAATGGTGTTGGAGAAAATGCTTGGCGCTGGATGTTAGGTGTTGAAGCAATTCCTGCTATTATCTACACTTTGTTCGTATTGACCGTTCCAAAAAGTCCTAGGTGGTTAATCACAAAACTTCGAACGGATGAAGCCCACGACGTTCTTAAAATAATCAATCCAACTACAGATATTGAAAAAGCTATTCTAGAAATAAAACAAGAAAATGACACCCGTGTTAATGGGGAGAACATTTTCATGAAAAAATATCGATTACCACTAGTCCTAGCCTTTTGCATGGCTTTCTTTAATCAAGCATCAGGAATTAATGCCTTTTTGTATTATGCTCCACGAATTTTAGAAGAAGCTGGTTTGGGCGAAAGCACCGCTTTGCTCAGCAGTATAGGTATCGGAATAACTAATTTACTTTTTACTCTTACTGGAATATTTTTAATAGATAAGGTGGGTAGAAAACAGCTTATGTATATAGGATCTATTGGCTATATCATATCCCTATCCTTAGTATCATGTGCATTCTTCTTAAATTGGGAGGGCATATCAGTTGCTATTTTCCTTTTCTTATTTATAGCTGCTCACGCTTTAGGACAAGGTACTGTTATTTGGGTATTCATTTCGGAAATTTTTCCAAACCACCTACGAGGTTCCGGTCAATCCTTTGGCAGCTCTGTTCATTGGGTTCTTGCAGCCGTTATCCCTTCGCTAATTCCCATATTATTCACTTCCATAGGAGCAGGGACCGTGTTCGCATGTTTTGCTTTTATGATGTTCGTTCAATTATTATTTGTTGCTTTTATAATGCCAGAAACGAAAGGTATATCATTAGAGATACTGAGTAAATCATTAACCCGGTCCCGGTCTATGACTGGTACGAATAAAGACTCTAAATAA
- a CDS encoding substrate-binding domain-containing protein, producing the protein MRLSRVYFLLSLVLVFSATISSCSKANVPNKINIGFSQAMTNDEWRQSMNSSMELQASLYPHVNLTIYDANYDVQKQIADLNMFIVDSVDIIIVSPIQSKPITSTVEKALNAGIPVLVVDRKTDDQKYTTYVGADNIEIGRNAAKYIASNIQDSLSVLEIKGLAGSSPAEERSIGFHQVIDDFSEVQFVGTIKSNWEKESIADNFRQFLQDHGPIDFVFAHNDRLAQGAWEIAHNLGIEDKIKIIGVDGLSGSNGGIELVKNGVLTATILYPTGGAEALTTAMKILNGDKVPLHNILSSTVIDRFNADIMQNQFSKISEQQRLIESQVSAIKQQEKQYYSQNNTLKIILVFFLIILGLAVYSIYSKMSISKKNRQLEITNEKITVQRNQIEEIANEVKESNEAKMNFFTGLSHEFKTPITLIMSSIESLREKNKKEGYKNSFEIELIQNNSNRLLRLINNLLDFRKVEGQKFNIRASNTNIFKFTNNIFQEFKGEADKRSIKLEIKTNNEDLNLFIDRNLMDKVYFNLLSNAFKFTPDNGKIDIEIKDNLNKSNVYIHFKDNGIGIPDEELNNVFTPFFKGSNNRKNSSGVGLHLSKQFIELHLGKIEVQSYHGTEFIITLFKGNTHFNEDQIVVDPELIDTNLVEYTEETVYDDGLTESKESSNNEGYSILLIEDNRDLTLFLKNKLSQEYIILTSDGTNALELAFEHIPDVILCDVNLPDQNGYELCEILKTDLRTSHIPVILLTALGNKESFIKGLQCGSDLYLTKPFNYSILTQSIKSLLYNREKLRYYYTNNIHNIDQGHSFGDAEQSFVRELNHHIKTNLENAEFSVENLAELLNVSRVQLYRKVKAMLGMSISDYISDYRLEKAKSMLQTSNRSISEIAYCTGFSSPNYFSTSFKSKYGVTPGSYKKSL; encoded by the coding sequence ATGAGATTATCACGTGTTTATTTCCTTTTATCGCTAGTACTTGTCTTTAGCGCTACAATTAGCTCATGTTCAAAAGCCAATGTTCCCAATAAAATAAATATTGGTTTCTCTCAAGCTATGACAAACGATGAATGGAGACAATCTATGAACAGCTCTATGGAGCTACAAGCTTCGCTATACCCTCATGTCAACTTAACTATTTATGATGCTAACTATGATGTTCAAAAACAAATAGCCGACCTAAACATGTTTATTGTGGACAGTGTTGATATTATCATAGTTTCACCAATTCAATCCAAACCTATAACTTCTACAGTAGAAAAAGCACTTAACGCAGGAATTCCTGTTTTAGTTGTCGATAGAAAAACTGATGATCAAAAGTATACAACCTATGTTGGTGCCGATAATATTGAAATAGGCAGAAACGCTGCCAAATATATAGCTTCCAATATACAAGATTCTTTAAGTGTTCTTGAAATAAAAGGGCTCGCCGGATCATCGCCTGCAGAAGAAAGAAGTATTGGCTTCCACCAAGTCATAGATGATTTTTCTGAAGTACAATTTGTTGGCACCATAAAAAGTAATTGGGAAAAAGAATCTATTGCTGATAATTTTCGACAGTTTTTACAGGACCATGGCCCAATAGATTTTGTCTTTGCCCATAACGATAGGCTAGCTCAAGGGGCATGGGAAATAGCACATAACCTAGGAATAGAAGATAAGATAAAGATTATTGGTGTTGATGGATTAAGCGGTTCAAATGGAGGCATAGAGCTAGTCAAGAATGGTGTATTGACAGCTACTATTTTATATCCTACAGGAGGAGCAGAAGCATTGACCACCGCTATGAAAATCTTAAATGGCGATAAAGTTCCTTTACACAATATTCTTTCCAGTACCGTAATCGACAGGTTCAATGCTGACATTATGCAAAATCAATTTAGCAAAATAAGTGAACAACAAAGACTTATTGAATCTCAGGTGTCTGCCATAAAACAGCAAGAAAAACAGTACTATTCTCAAAATAATACACTCAAAATTATTCTTGTTTTTTTCTTAATCATCTTAGGTCTTGCTGTCTATAGCATCTATTCTAAAATGAGTATTTCTAAAAAGAATAGACAATTGGAAATCACTAATGAAAAAATAACGGTCCAAAGAAATCAAATCGAAGAGATAGCAAATGAGGTAAAGGAAAGTAATGAAGCCAAAATGAACTTCTTTACAGGGCTTTCTCACGAATTCAAAACACCAATCACACTAATAATGAGCTCAATAGAGTCGTTAAGGGAGAAAAACAAAAAAGAAGGATACAAAAATAGTTTTGAAATAGAACTCATACAAAATAATTCAAATCGTCTTCTAAGGCTTATCAACAATTTACTGGATTTTAGGAAAGTTGAAGGTCAAAAATTTAACATTAGAGCTTCAAACACTAATATTTTCAAATTCACCAATAATATATTTCAAGAGTTTAAAGGTGAAGCCGACAAAAGAAGTATTAAACTTGAAATCAAGACCAACAATGAAGACCTCAACCTTTTTATAGATAGGAATTTAATGGATAAGGTTTACTTCAACCTACTTTCAAACGCATTTAAATTCACTCCCGATAACGGTAAAATTGATATTGAAATTAAAGATAATTTAAACAAAAGCAATGTATATATTCACTTTAAGGATAATGGAATTGGGATTCCAGATGAGGAATTGAATAACGTTTTTACTCCATTTTTTAAAGGTTCCAATAACAGAAAGAATAGTTCTGGCGTAGGACTACATTTGAGCAAGCAATTTATTGAGCTACACCTAGGTAAAATTGAAGTTCAGTCATACCATGGAACTGAATTTATAATTACCCTGTTCAAAGGAAACACTCATTTTAATGAAGATCAAATTGTTGTTGATCCTGAGTTAATTGACACAAACCTTGTTGAATACACGGAGGAAACCGTCTATGACGACGGACTCACTGAGTCGAAAGAAAGCTCTAACAATGAAGGATATTCCATTCTTTTAATAGAAGATAATCGCGATTTAACATTATTCCTAAAAAATAAATTGAGTCAAGAGTATATCATCTTAACTTCGGATGGAACTAATGCCCTAGAGCTAGCATTCGAACACATTCCAGATGTAATTCTATGTGATGTAAATCTACCTGATCAAAATGGTTATGAATTATGTGAAATTCTAAAAACTGACTTACGCACCTCTCATATACCGGTAATATTATTGACTGCATTGGGCAATAAAGAATCCTTTATTAAGGGATTACAATGTGGCTCTGATTTATATTTAACCAAACCCTTTAATTACTCAATCCTTACTCAATCTATTAAATCTCTATTATATAACAGAGAAAAGTTAAGATATTACTACACCAATAACATCCATAATATAGATCAAGGACACTCATTTGGAGATGCTGAACAGTCATTTGTCCGGGAGTTAAATCATCATATCAAAACCAACCTTGAAAACGCAGAGTTTTCTGTTGAGAATTTAGCAGAACTTTTAAATGTATCTAGGGTACAACTCTATCGAAAAGTAAAAGCTATGCTAGGAATGAGCATTAGTGATTACATATCAGACTACCGTCTCGAAAAAGCTAAGTCGATGCTCCAAACCTCAAATCGCTCCATATCAGAGATTGCTTATTGCACTGGTTTTTCTTCTCCAAATTATTTTTCCACCTCATTTAAGAGCAAATATGGTGTTACACCTGGCAGTTATAAAAAATCGCTTTAA
- a CDS encoding tyrosine-type recombinase/integrase: MPTISVVLQTVNETVYTFPMKPNFTEPKIYTGGVDVRQWSKLSKTEQKKALKKPWYVYFSFRDPKTGKLKRQAGIKGGANRYTTKRDRLSFLKVLQAKLLFLLKEGFDPYQKNTELENKFKKRKVSTADNKPEAPQEFRATQTLSQTTVPETPTELIKKDHTETDKTPQKPNKEKESIEEPLISVAEAFELALKIKKSILNQNSYPKYRSRINRFQKWLDENDYDVSDIRKIDRKTVISYLNDVLQQTSPRNRNNTRAALSSLFSTLEENELIGENFILKINVLRSVPERNKTYTPHQLKEIDSYLKTNDPLLRLFVQFVSYNFLRPIEICRLKIGDVDIQDKKIYVRAKNKVVKIKIIPDIMINNIPDISDMNKEHYLFTPERIGGEWETDESNKRDYFSKRFKKVKDHFKLGKDYGLYSFRHSFITGLYREMAKTATSEEVKSRLMLITGHTSPQALEKYLRDIDAALPEDYSNLIKPKDNNDTP; this comes from the coding sequence ATGCCCACTATTTCCGTAGTTTTACAAACAGTAAACGAAACAGTATACACTTTCCCCATGAAACCGAACTTTACCGAGCCTAAAATTTACACTGGCGGGGTAGATGTCCGTCAATGGTCCAAGCTCTCAAAAACAGAGCAAAAAAAAGCCCTTAAAAAACCTTGGTATGTCTATTTTTCCTTCCGCGATCCCAAAACGGGAAAGTTAAAACGTCAAGCGGGCATCAAAGGTGGAGCCAACAGATATACTACAAAAAGAGACCGACTTTCCTTTCTTAAGGTTCTTCAGGCCAAACTGCTTTTTCTCTTAAAGGAAGGGTTTGATCCGTACCAAAAGAATACCGAGCTGGAAAACAAGTTTAAAAAAAGGAAGGTTTCTACAGCCGACAATAAACCTGAAGCCCCACAAGAATTTAGGGCAACCCAAACCCTATCCCAAACGACAGTACCAGAAACCCCGACAGAGTTAATTAAAAAAGACCATACAGAAACTGACAAGACTCCCCAAAAGCCTAACAAAGAGAAAGAAAGTATTGAGGAGCCCTTAATATCCGTGGCCGAAGCCTTTGAACTGGCACTCAAAATAAAAAAGAGCATCCTCAACCAGAACTCGTACCCGAAGTACCGAAGCCGTATCAACAGGTTCCAAAAGTGGCTGGATGAAAACGATTATGATGTTTCCGATATCCGAAAGATAGACCGAAAAACGGTCATCTCGTATTTGAACGACGTATTGCAACAAACTAGCCCAAGGAACAGAAACAATACCAGAGCGGCACTTAGCTCACTGTTCAGCACGCTCGAAGAGAACGAACTGATTGGAGAGAACTTCATTCTTAAGATAAATGTACTTCGGTCCGTTCCCGAACGCAACAAGACCTACACGCCACATCAACTCAAGGAGATTGACAGTTATCTAAAGACCAACGACCCGTTGTTGCGTCTGTTCGTTCAGTTCGTTTCCTATAATTTCCTGCGGCCCATTGAAATCTGCAGGTTGAAAATCGGGGACGTGGACATACAGGACAAGAAAATATATGTCAGGGCGAAGAACAAAGTGGTGAAGATCAAGATTATTCCCGATATCATGATAAACAACATTCCGGATATATCGGACATGAACAAGGAACATTACCTGTTCACCCCAGAACGGATCGGTGGTGAATGGGAAACAGACGAATCTAACAAACGTGATTATTTCTCAAAACGTTTCAAGAAAGTGAAGGACCATTTTAAGCTTGGAAAGGACTATGGTCTTTATAGTTTTAGGCACAGCTTCATTACAGGGCTCTACAGGGAAATGGCAAAAACGGCCACATCCGAAGAGGTAAAGAGCAGGTTGATGCTCATTACGGGCCATACCAGTCCCCAAGCATTAGAGAAATACCTCAGGGATATAGATGCTGCATTGCCGGAGGACTATTCCAATCTCATTAAACCAAAGGACAACAACGATACGCCATGA